A window of the Tunturibacter empetritectus genome harbors these coding sequences:
- a CDS encoding type IV secretory system conjugative DNA transfer family protein, with the protein MRLSATFQQIVRPLVEYRILLSLGLSAACGIVLNSLYPINQVNPLLRLISLERSSIYLDLVWSYNLFLYSTPFLVFSMMFSLIYVHIYRKELEQAAGSLPPFVDPRIRQELSLVLGEVHRQLVPRPSPTPRWLSIPERGLYTGIASFGSIGSGKTLGLILPAMRQLFAYRADDPERKLSGIVLEVKGDLCRQLQRILMWCGRETDYDEISLDGDLRYNPLNNTLDAYAQAFNIASIITSIWGKGKEPFWQQSYTDLVRYVILLHRIRDGYLTMVDIFRTVISAGRLEELMIEVGTRFSTTSYIGIDKEAYLEHEGLLSPLGLEWREDEELYLVAWTEALEQLLIQHTSAEFAVYTRRPYQAEQRDLFESVQYWYWEHWKFFRSEVKTSIVQGIVVFLSLFETDAKVRRVFCPPKELYEGKPCSSDLKGRVLPPFDELIESGRIVGLNFPVALNPALAKTIGTFMKIDYQRAVQLRIPIMDAHPERHFRPTVFICDEYQNFATVGGDNPTGDERFYSMSRQPKCIPIVATQSVSSLKEALPNEGVMTLLQALRTKVFLTTTDPETARYASELCGKADRTRISYTVSESNTNANVGLLSGRTSSSKGSVSASKQYQKHKEPLFEEKIFFDLKNAQSVVVAFDGISPLPPTYCYLKPDFLPNNMSWFEQAQIGFNPDRISI; encoded by the coding sequence ATGCGTCTAAGCGCAACTTTTCAACAGATCGTCCGTCCCCTGGTCGAGTACCGCATCCTGCTGTCGCTTGGACTCAGCGCAGCCTGCGGCATCGTCCTTAATAGTCTTTACCCGATCAATCAGGTGAACCCTTTACTGCGGTTGATCTCACTCGAACGGTCATCAATCTATCTCGATCTGGTATGGAGCTATAACCTGTTCCTCTACAGCACACCGTTCCTAGTGTTCTCCATGATGTTCTCTCTGATCTATGTCCATATATATAGAAAAGAGCTGGAGCAGGCTGCCGGATCGCTGCCTCCATTCGTCGATCCACGCATCAGGCAGGAGCTATCGCTGGTACTTGGCGAGGTACATCGTCAGCTCGTTCCGCGACCCAGTCCGACCCCGCGATGGCTCTCCATCCCGGAACGGGGTCTCTATACCGGCATCGCCTCCTTCGGTTCCATCGGCTCTGGCAAAACCCTCGGCCTGATCCTGCCGGCGATGCGCCAGTTATTCGCATACCGTGCCGACGATCCGGAAAGAAAGCTCTCGGGCATCGTCCTTGAGGTCAAAGGGGACCTATGCCGCCAACTCCAACGCATCCTTATGTGGTGCGGGCGAGAGACCGACTATGACGAAATTTCCCTCGATGGCGATCTGCGCTATAACCCGCTAAATAATACTCTCGACGCCTACGCGCAGGCATTCAACATCGCCTCCATCATTACTTCGATATGGGGCAAGGGTAAGGAGCCCTTCTGGCAGCAGTCTTATACAGACCTTGTCCGGTACGTGATCCTGCTCCACCGCATCCGCGACGGATACCTGACGATGGTCGATATCTTCCGCACCGTCATCAGCGCCGGACGACTCGAAGAACTCATGATCGAAGTTGGAACGCGCTTCAGCACAACCAGCTATATCGGTATCGATAAGGAAGCATACCTGGAGCATGAGGGTCTGTTGTCCCCGCTGGGACTCGAGTGGCGCGAAGACGAGGAACTTTACCTCGTAGCCTGGACCGAGGCGTTGGAACAGTTGCTGATCCAACACACGTCAGCAGAATTTGCTGTTTACACTCGAAGGCCATACCAAGCTGAACAGCGAGACCTTTTCGAGAGCGTCCAGTATTGGTACTGGGAACACTGGAAGTTCTTTCGCTCCGAGGTCAAGACTTCGATCGTGCAGGGTATTGTCGTCTTTCTGTCTCTCTTTGAGACCGACGCCAAGGTCCGTCGGGTCTTCTGTCCGCCCAAAGAGCTGTACGAAGGCAAACCCTGTTCCTCCGACCTCAAAGGACGGGTACTTCCACCGTTCGACGAACTGATCGAATCCGGCAGAATCGTCGGCCTGAACTTCCCGGTGGCTCTCAACCCCGCGCTCGCCAAGACCATCGGCACCTTCATGAAGATCGACTACCAGCGTGCCGTTCAGCTACGCATCCCGATTATGGATGCTCACCCCGAACGGCACTTCCGTCCAACGGTATTCATCTGCGACGAGTACCAGAACTTCGCTACGGTCGGTGGTGACAATCCGACTGGCGATGAGCGCTTCTACTCGATGTCCCGGCAACCGAAGTGCATTCCCATTGTCGCAACCCAGAGCGTCTCAAGCCTCAAAGAGGCTCTTCCCAACGAAGGAGTCATGACCCTGCTACAGGCTCTCCGTACCAAGGTCTTTCTGACAACGACAGACCCAGAGACGGCACGATACGCGTCTGAGTTGTGCGGCAAAGCAGACCGTACCCGGATCAGCTACACCGTCTCTGAATCCAACACCAATGCAAATGTTGGACTTTTGAGTGGCCGCACCTCGTCCAGTAAAGGTTCCGTCTCTGCCTCAAAGCAGTACCAGAAACATAAGGAACCACTCTTTGAAGAGAAGATCTTCTTCGACCTGAAGAATGCACAGTCCGTAGTCGTTGCGTTCGACGGCATCAGCCCTTTGCCACCAACCTATTGCTATCTCAAGCCTGATTTCCTGCCCAATAATATGAGCTGGTTCGAGCAGGCGCAGATCGGCTTCAATCCGGACAGGATTTCTATATGA
- a CDS encoding CpaF family protein, translating into MSFDVIIPFLKPIEHLLSSKTVSEIMVNPDGSVWMEEKGHIVLQPSVGFEDGALLTSLEVIANSFGKKLDADSPILNLRLPDGSRMAALIPPVVNPQPMMTIRKFTSRDFTMDDLIERRMITSAQGQRLSDAIERGDNLLISGSTSSGKTTLTNVLASFIPDGDRILILEDVAELNIKKPHVISAEAQLDTHKSEISFADLLKAALRHRPDRIIVGEIRGTEARTFLDALNTGHRGSLSTIHANSAGDALRRLAQLAMRGSGGVPLDDVEEECRRSIDMIAHVMNHDGWRHLSEIRTSRE; encoded by the coding sequence ATGAGCTTCGACGTTATTATTCCGTTTCTCAAACCTATCGAGCATCTTCTGTCCAGCAAAACAGTCTCCGAGATCATGGTGAATCCTGACGGCTCCGTATGGATGGAAGAGAAGGGCCATATCGTTTTACAACCAAGCGTAGGATTTGAAGACGGCGCGCTGTTGACCAGCCTCGAAGTGATCGCCAACAGCTTTGGCAAAAAACTTGACGCCGATTCGCCCATCCTCAATCTCCGACTGCCGGACGGTAGTCGTATGGCTGCGCTCATTCCCCCCGTGGTCAATCCTCAGCCCATGATGACCATCCGCAAGTTCACCTCTCGCGATTTCACGATGGACGATTTGATCGAACGCAGAATGATCACAAGCGCACAAGGACAACGACTCTCGGACGCGATTGAACGCGGCGACAATCTTCTAATCTCAGGTAGTACCTCATCAGGTAAAACCACATTGACCAACGTGCTGGCCTCGTTCATTCCTGATGGGGATCGTATCCTGATCCTCGAAGATGTCGCTGAACTCAACATTAAGAAGCCACATGTTATCTCCGCTGAAGCCCAGCTCGATACTCATAAGAGCGAGATCAGCTTTGCTGATCTCCTCAAGGCTGCGCTCCGTCACAGGCCGGACAGGATCATTGTTGGTGAAATTCGCGGCACAGAAGCGCGAACATTTTTGGACGCTCTGAACACTGGCCATCGCGGATCGCTCTCAACCATCCACGCCAACAGCGCCGGAGATGCGCTGCGGCGTCTCGCGCAACTCGCCATGCGCGGCTCCGGAGGTGTCCCGCTGGATGACGTCGAAGAGGAGTGTAGAAGGTCCATCGACATGATCGCGCACGTGATGAATCACGACGGTTGGCGCCATCTCTCGGAGATTCGCACATCGAGGGAATGA
- a CDS encoding LysR family transcriptional regulator encodes MEVTIMIVIIAQEGNFVRASKKLGITPPSLTRRVTLLEQSIGVKLFDRSTRKVDLTAAGRLFVQEASLSISHAERAWDLARFQAQIETGPYRIGYSPYTHNAFLPLLNRLSPASHPPGDEPSGIVLETANTLELVERVLQGRLHVALGVGPIVDRDLWVQRVGQEGFSVCLPRNHRLAQKVAVTAHDLDREMIFWMPRSLQPRFYGRVMRYMASLSVRPVFKEVKSTTHALEFTVHGFGIALLPRSSVAHISYSGIVFKPLADRYLGIEIALFMRRDQRYGKLKEIADGFLSQLLALRIEIN; translated from the coding sequence TTGGAAGTCACCATCATGATTGTCATCATCGCTCAGGAGGGCAATTTCGTCCGGGCCTCGAAGAAGCTGGGAATTACTCCGCCCTCACTCACCAGAAGAGTCACGTTGCTGGAGCAAAGCATCGGCGTCAAGCTGTTTGACAGATCGACGCGCAAGGTGGATCTTACCGCTGCAGGAAGGCTCTTCGTTCAGGAGGCATCTCTCTCGATCAGCCATGCGGAACGTGCTTGGGATCTCGCCAGATTTCAGGCTCAGATTGAGACCGGCCCCTATCGCATCGGGTATTCTCCCTACACTCACAATGCGTTCCTACCGCTTTTGAACAGGCTGAGCCCGGCGTCTCATCCTCCCGGCGATGAACCTTCCGGAATCGTCCTTGAGACAGCGAATACTCTAGAGTTAGTGGAGCGAGTTCTTCAGGGCCGTCTACACGTCGCCTTGGGAGTTGGCCCCATAGTTGACCGCGATCTATGGGTACAGCGCGTTGGACAGGAGGGATTCTCGGTCTGCCTGCCAAGGAATCACCGGTTGGCTCAGAAGGTAGCGGTGACCGCACATGACCTGGACCGCGAAATGATCTTCTGGATGCCGCGATCGTTGCAGCCACGGTTCTATGGACGGGTAATGAGATATATGGCCAGCCTGTCTGTACGACCGGTATTCAAAGAGGTCAAAAGTACGACGCACGCTCTTGAGTTCACTGTTCATGGCTTTGGTATCGCCTTGCTGCCCCGTTCTTCTGTGGCCCATATCTCCTATTCCGGAATTGTTTTCAAGCCGCTTGCTGATCGCTATCTCGGAATTGAGATTGCGCTCTTCATGAGGCGCGATCAACGGTACGGCAAACTCAAAGAGATCGCAGATGGATTTCTCTCTCAACTCTTGGCTCTCAGGATTGAAATCAATTGA
- a CDS encoding PqqD family protein yields MSIGSNHIHTVTDQDGAAILDIEHGTVTTLNSTGAFVWQRLERGEGLQIIAASLSRDTGEDVLTVERDVREFVESLKQNNLLTRPMRRA; encoded by the coding sequence ATGAGCATCGGCAGCAATCATATTCATACGGTCACCGATCAGGATGGCGCCGCCATCCTCGATATCGAACACGGCACGGTCACTACGCTCAATTCCACTGGGGCCTTTGTTTGGCAACGACTTGAGCGAGGGGAAGGTCTGCAGATCATTGCCGCGAGTCTTTCGCGTGATACCGGCGAAGATGTCTTAACCGTCGAGCGTGACGTGCGCGAGTTTGTCGAATCACTCAAGCAAAACAACCTCTTGACTCGGCCTATGCGGAGGGCCTAA
- a CDS encoding phosphotransferase, translated as MSIAEATIETIEYRVILVRSDSRQLLAFDAVGGYCLPRVRIPLFTRPAEQLQKAIKAIVGLAVIILEFLAVENGCCRCAVAEVLAPDASSELRPVTPEKIAGAELSEQERAQLASLLSGTSHSAVSQIGWIDQAIGWLEWETAAKLSSKSQIEQYNAGGAFSLIRFPMDDTTNYWLKATGEPCIHELPITKHLSELSGDCLPHFVSARPEWNAWLMSGGPQVEEVTTEPYKLFCFLEGAAGSIAELQMRTQGHSQNLMDSGVFDQGFDVFQMHSEALFDSLEEAMSLQTSSRVPRLERSRLQEIRIIFDDVCSRMERLDIPKTIVHGDINYGNILFRSGRCQFIDWCEAYIASPLISLQHLLLLNKTKDPELRGFMSQGITDRYRTIWLRSCNAGSFDKGLIYMPLLAVVSTLYGRGDWLTSPQRNDPRRQSYARSLARHMDNAAREPKLLEALCH; from the coding sequence GTGTCAATCGCCGAAGCTACTATCGAGACGATCGAGTATCGGGTCATCCTTGTGCGTTCTGACTCCCGCCAGCTGCTGGCGTTCGATGCAGTTGGAGGCTACTGTCTGCCGCGTGTTCGGATTCCGCTGTTTACCCGTCCAGCGGAGCAATTGCAGAAGGCTATCAAAGCCATAGTGGGACTGGCCGTTATCATTCTCGAGTTTCTCGCCGTGGAGAACGGTTGCTGCCGCTGCGCGGTTGCTGAGGTCCTTGCTCCCGATGCAAGCTCCGAACTCAGGCCGGTGACGCCCGAGAAGATTGCGGGTGCCGAGTTATCCGAACAGGAGCGTGCCCAACTTGCTTCCCTGCTTTCCGGCACCAGCCATTCCGCAGTATCCCAGATCGGCTGGATCGATCAGGCAATTGGATGGCTTGAGTGGGAGACTGCTGCGAAGCTCTCGTCCAAGAGCCAAATCGAACAGTACAACGCGGGTGGAGCTTTCTCCCTTATCCGTTTTCCTATGGACGATACGACGAATTACTGGCTGAAGGCGACGGGCGAGCCATGTATACACGAACTCCCGATTACGAAGCATTTGTCCGAGCTGAGCGGTGATTGTCTCCCACACTTCGTCTCAGCACGGCCAGAATGGAACGCCTGGTTGATGTCAGGTGGGCCCCAGGTCGAGGAGGTGACTACCGAGCCTTACAAGCTCTTCTGCTTTTTGGAAGGCGCCGCTGGATCCATAGCTGAACTTCAAATGAGAACTCAAGGACACAGCCAGAATCTGATGGACTCCGGCGTCTTCGATCAAGGCTTCGATGTCTTTCAAATGCATTCCGAAGCATTATTCGACTCTCTCGAAGAGGCCATGAGCCTGCAAACCTCATCCAGGGTTCCTCGTCTTGAACGATCACGTCTGCAGGAGATTCGCATAATATTCGATGATGTATGCAGTCGCATGGAGCGTCTCGATATACCCAAGACTATCGTGCATGGAGACATCAATTACGGCAATATCTTGTTCCGTTCCGGACGTTGTCAGTTCATTGACTGGTGCGAGGCATATATCGCTAGTCCACTCATTTCCCTACAGCACCTGTTGCTTCTTAACAAGACGAAGGATCCGGAGCTGAGGGGCTTCATGAGCCAGGGGATCACGGACAGGTATCGAACGATCTGGTTGCGATCCTGCAATGCCGGCTCATTCGATAAGGGATTGATTTATATGCCGCTCCTTGCGGTTGTCTCGACCTTGTATGGAAGAGGCGATTGGCTGACTTCGCCCCAACGAAATGATCCCCGACGGCAGTCGTACGCACGCAGTCTTGCGCGACACATGGACAACGCAGCGCGCGAGCCGAAGCTGCTGGAGGCGCTATGCCACTAA
- a CDS encoding prolyl oligopeptidase family serine peptidase, whose product MSAGLPVLMTSYGGFGVSMTPQFSVLVSIMMELGCTFVLPHIRGGGEFGKDWHEAGRGRNRQVAFSDFIAAAEWLNRESLTSPRLAIFGGSNSGLLVCAGMTQRPDLFTAVLCIAPLLDMVRYEFFDQAAKWRKEYGTVNDPQDFSALYASSPYHHIGDHMNYPSLLFVAGDSDDRCNPAHVRKMAARLQNRAAQRSPIIVDYCGERGHSPVLPLSVRIEALARRIAFLCKELNLPVVFGDCHETACA is encoded by the coding sequence TTGAGCGCTGGATTGCCAGTGTTGATGACAAGCTATGGAGGCTTCGGTGTGTCGATGACGCCACAGTTCTCCGTTCTCGTGTCCATCATGATGGAGCTGGGCTGTACCTTCGTGCTGCCCCACATCCGCGGCGGCGGGGAGTTCGGAAAGGATTGGCACGAAGCTGGCCGAGGAAGAAATCGCCAGGTAGCTTTCAGCGATTTCATAGCCGCCGCGGAGTGGCTGAACAGGGAAAGTTTGACTTCGCCTCGGCTTGCCATCTTTGGCGGATCGAACTCGGGGCTATTGGTCTGCGCAGGGATGACGCAGCGGCCAGATCTGTTCACCGCTGTACTCTGCATTGCTCCGCTTCTGGACATGGTGCGTTACGAATTTTTCGACCAAGCCGCGAAGTGGCGGAAGGAGTATGGGACTGTCAACGATCCGCAGGACTTCTCCGCTCTGTACGCATCTTCTCCGTACCACCATATTGGGGACCATATGAACTATCCGTCCTTATTGTTTGTAGCCGGAGACAGCGATGATCGCTGTAATCCCGCTCATGTCAGGAAGATGGCGGCTCGTCTGCAGAACCGCGCGGCCCAACGTTCTCCCATCATCGTGGACTACTGCGGAGAACGAGGACATTCCCCGGTTCTGCCTTTGTCTGTTCGCATCGAGGCCTTAGCAAGGAGAATCGCTTTTCTGTGCAAGGAGCTCAACCTGCCTGTCGTCTTCGGAGACTGTCATGAAACGGCTTGTGCTTGA
- a CDS encoding lasso peptide biosynthesis B2 protein, whose protein sequence is MKRLVLESWLLLLYFELILRVCGFKHLHRTVREMKVRPVGEQDCLTSTGLCHAVDLACVFYFKRVMCLQRSAATTLLLRRHGWAAEMVIGAQIMPFRSHAWVEIKGVVVNDKPYMLDTYRVLERC, encoded by the coding sequence ATGAAACGGCTTGTGCTTGAAAGCTGGTTATTGTTGCTCTATTTCGAATTAATCTTACGCGTCTGCGGCTTCAAACACCTTCATCGCACTGTCCGAGAGATGAAGGTACGACCCGTTGGCGAGCAGGATTGCCTGACAAGCACCGGCCTGTGTCATGCCGTCGATCTGGCCTGCGTCTTTTATTTCAAGCGAGTGATGTGCTTGCAACGTTCAGCCGCAACGACGCTTCTGTTGCGTCGTCATGGGTGGGCAGCAGAGATGGTCATCGGAGCCCAGATAATGCCGTTCCGCTCGCACGCGTGGGTGGAGATCAAGGGTGTTGTCGTGAATGACAAACCGTACATGCTGGATACGTACCGGGTACTGGAGCGCTGCTGA
- a CDS encoding asparagine synthase-related protein: protein MSVIFGIRKTEGALVEGRQLLDLAHATNRYALDGTFVRAKGSVGMGFQSYRTHQRADLESQPFLDDFGNMVSLDGRLDNHKELRELLDIPGTDTADSLIILTAFRCWGEECFARFVGDWALALWIQENSSLYLARDHAGTRTLYFEETNGHLVWSTFLETFFADRRSRPLDETYAARYLSCHPIGDLTPFANIAAVTPAHYFIFSKGTIVRRPHWQWMVKDRITYNQDSEYEEHFLKLFAQAVDRRTGPGAPILAHLSGGMDSSAIVCMSDTLRLHQGRQIEQLLDTVSFYDDSEPAWDEKPYFTAVESQRGKVGLHVDVSSTRPTFTPLSCPPGGYPLLPGNDGGSYEQREHFEEILASRGYRVLLSGVGGDELLGGVPTPLPELSDYLLTCNLAALFQKTLPWCLSLRTSLLHLVRDTVRFSKRAYWSGSSGKIHLPPWASPRLEPNEADAKQEGGLLLPSRVMNGRTWWSILETLPSPHLASSRREYRFPYLDRDLVDFLLRIPNDQLVRPGRRRALMRRALSGILPSIVLERRRKAYIDRGPAVTLALSTDTILDSVANSLLARHGYIDIPKFESFLRQVGSQDQSRWGLSLMRTSLFEIWLKSGWATIP, encoded by the coding sequence ATGAGTGTTATTTTCGGAATCAGAAAGACCGAAGGAGCGTTGGTCGAGGGGCGGCAACTACTCGACCTAGCTCACGCGACTAATCGCTATGCGCTGGATGGGACCTTTGTACGAGCCAAGGGAAGCGTCGGGATGGGCTTTCAGTCGTACCGTACTCATCAGCGTGCTGATCTGGAATCCCAGCCATTCCTCGATGACTTCGGCAATATGGTCTCGTTGGATGGCCGCCTCGATAATCACAAAGAACTTCGTGAATTGCTGGACATTCCTGGGACGGATACGGCGGATTCGCTGATCATTCTAACGGCTTTCCGTTGCTGGGGGGAGGAGTGCTTTGCTAGATTTGTGGGAGACTGGGCGCTCGCTCTTTGGATACAAGAGAACAGCTCGCTTTACCTCGCTAGAGATCATGCCGGTACGCGGACGCTATATTTTGAAGAAACAAACGGCCATCTTGTATGGTCGACCTTCTTGGAGACCTTCTTTGCCGATAGAAGGTCGAGGCCTCTGGATGAAACTTATGCGGCACGCTACCTGTCGTGCCACCCAATCGGCGACCTGACACCCTTCGCCAATATTGCTGCGGTGACCCCCGCGCACTATTTCATCTTCTCTAAGGGAACCATTGTTCGCAGACCGCACTGGCAATGGATGGTCAAAGACCGGATCACCTACAACCAGGACAGTGAATATGAGGAGCATTTCCTGAAGCTCTTTGCACAGGCTGTCGATCGTCGCACCGGTCCCGGGGCCCCGATTCTCGCGCACCTCAGCGGTGGGATGGACTCCAGCGCAATTGTTTGCATGTCCGACACCCTCAGGCTGCATCAGGGGCGACAAATAGAGCAACTGCTCGATACGGTTTCGTTTTACGACGACTCCGAGCCAGCCTGGGATGAAAAACCTTATTTTACGGCTGTGGAGTCCCAGCGAGGCAAAGTGGGTTTACACGTTGACGTATCTTCAACACGCCCAACATTCACTCCGCTGTCTTGTCCTCCAGGGGGATATCCCCTACTGCCGGGGAACGATGGGGGCTCCTACGAACAAAGGGAGCACTTTGAAGAAATCTTGGCATCGCGGGGATATCGAGTCCTCTTGTCCGGAGTCGGAGGAGATGAGCTCTTGGGGGGCGTGCCGACGCCTCTGCCCGAGCTGTCCGATTATCTCTTGACCTGCAATCTCGCTGCTTTGTTTCAGAAGACGCTTCCTTGGTGCCTGAGTTTGCGCACCTCGCTCCTACATCTGGTTCGGGATACTGTTAGGTTCTCAAAGCGCGCCTATTGGAGCGGTTCATCCGGCAAGATACACCTGCCGCCATGGGCCTCCCCCCGCTTGGAACCGAACGAGGCTGATGCCAAACAAGAAGGAGGTTTGCTCCTGCCGAGTAGGGTCATGAACGGAAGAACGTGGTGGTCGATACTGGAGACCCTTCCCAGCCCCCACCTTGCATCTTCGAGAAGAGAATACCGTTTTCCTTACCTTGACCGAGATCTGGTGGATTTCCTCCTTCGCATCCCCAATGATCAGCTCGTTCGCCCAGGCCGAAGACGCGCTCTCATGCGTAGAGCGCTCTCGGGCATTCTTCCCTCCATTGTATTGGAGCGGCGCAGGAAGGCCTATATCGATCGAGGACCAGCTGTCACACTTGCCCTCTCTACAGACACAATTCTGGACTCCGTGGCGAACTCACTCCTGGCCAGGCATGGATATATCGACATTCCTAAATTCGAAAGCTTTCTTCGTCAAGTGGGATCCCAAGATCAGAGCAGGTGGGGATTGTCTCTCATGAGGACATCCCTCTTTGAAATCTGGTTGAAGTCAGGATGGGCCACCATTCCTTAG
- a CDS encoding prolyl oligopeptidase family serine peptidase, with protein MTQQKMWKRHNKFLIFTLCVFAGSLQAELRRAIVPADCVTVRHFLEDDFRSSIQTNSQGTAVAYLVQAPNLQSNQNDILLELKQLGAPQGQVQHLLAGADISGLQWLNDGTAVIVLAKDDGHTVVKQVEIPSGRVQVLARASQDISEYSVAEDGKTIVFAMEEPDQTRNKLKSASDLAQGYRIPFQREQVALFFRRKIFVTRRRGTGGWTAPQALNVQSPFTKGTLTSLSYALNLRLSLSPNGESLALTYLENSSRISNAWKKSPVVRDILSSIGVAQVTVVVDLSDGETHLPFEGPWAWSIPFWSRDSKSFMIASVSPVNSVWEQQDLREHRGASEAVHLFEVNVASGSVIQVRSELNGIYDRPLSWRSDDDLVLRTGDNIVSRFQYKHQKWEESSQIHLPLQGLFRNAGLASDGKSVVGDYESPATPPELFSYKEDEEQVQILAKLNPQFDELTLAPIKEVQWETSTGYRASGILLLPPDYKPGTRYPLVIHSYPAAGNFFCDSGLNHEPSFAPQPIANAGIMYLIRFLPEGPQTAEEQTHYPKGLPGLLGQVAFQADVWDSAIDHLAKDGLIDRNRVGIIGFSRSGWYTEFALTHGKTNYAAATVADNTQYSLGEYWMIHTDGVLRAWDAMYGGPPYGATLRSWLDYSISFNLPRVQTPLLMEVMGNGVAYDNDGAPPSNLALKWEVFVGLSRLGKPVEMYYYPLESHQPGHPLARLASLERNLDWYLFWLRDQERPTAMDPQQYQRWRELRSAVNAERRLDSPH; from the coding sequence ATGACCCAACAGAAGATGTGGAAGCGCCACAACAAGTTCTTGATATTCACCCTATGCGTCTTCGCGGGAAGTCTTCAGGCTGAGTTGCGGAGGGCAATCGTTCCGGCAGATTGCGTTACTGTCCGGCACTTTCTCGAGGACGATTTTCGTTCTTCCATTCAGACCAATTCCCAAGGGACTGCTGTTGCGTACCTGGTTCAGGCCCCTAATCTTCAGTCAAATCAGAACGATATTCTCCTCGAGCTGAAACAGCTTGGTGCGCCGCAGGGGCAAGTGCAACACTTACTCGCCGGTGCGGATATCTCCGGCTTGCAGTGGCTGAACGATGGCACGGCCGTCATTGTCTTGGCGAAGGATGACGGCCACACCGTTGTTAAACAGGTTGAGATCCCTTCAGGACGCGTCCAGGTCTTAGCGCGAGCGTCTCAGGATATCTCCGAATACAGCGTCGCCGAAGATGGTAAAACCATTGTCTTTGCGATGGAAGAGCCGGACCAAACCCGGAACAAGCTAAAAAGTGCCAGCGACCTCGCGCAAGGCTATAGAATCCCCTTTCAGAGAGAGCAGGTAGCGCTCTTCTTTCGGCGAAAGATCTTCGTTACCCGGAGACGCGGTACGGGAGGGTGGACCGCACCACAGGCCTTGAACGTGCAGTCGCCATTTACCAAGGGAACTCTCACGTCTCTTTCCTACGCCCTCAATCTGCGGCTAAGCCTCTCTCCAAATGGAGAGTCGCTGGCGTTAACATATCTTGAAAATTCCAGCCGGATTTCAAACGCCTGGAAGAAAAGCCCGGTAGTTCGGGACATCCTTTCCAGCATTGGAGTAGCGCAGGTTACTGTAGTGGTCGATTTATCGGACGGCGAAACACATCTTCCATTTGAGGGCCCATGGGCATGGAGCATTCCCTTCTGGTCGCGCGACAGCAAGTCGTTCATGATCGCCTCTGTCTCTCCAGTCAATAGCGTGTGGGAGCAGCAAGACCTGCGAGAGCATCGAGGAGCCAGCGAGGCAGTTCACTTATTCGAAGTCAACGTTGCGTCCGGCTCGGTCATACAGGTTCGTTCTGAACTTAATGGAATCTACGATCGTCCCTTGTCGTGGAGATCCGATGACGATCTTGTCCTTCGTACAGGAGACAACATCGTTTCGCGGTTTCAGTATAAGCATCAGAAGTGGGAGGAGTCGTCGCAGATCCATCTTCCCCTTCAGGGGCTCTTCAGGAATGCAGGGCTTGCGAGCGATGGAAAATCTGTCGTAGGAGACTATGAATCACCGGCAACTCCGCCGGAGCTGTTTTCTTACAAAGAGGACGAAGAACAGGTGCAGATCCTGGCCAAGCTCAATCCGCAGTTCGACGAACTGACTCTGGCACCAATCAAAGAAGTGCAGTGGGAGACTTCGACCGGCTATCGTGCCTCCGGCATTCTCCTTCTACCTCCGGACTACAAGCCAGGCACACGCTATCCCTTGGTGATCCACTCATATCCAGCAGCGGGTAATTTCTTTTGCGATAGTGGCTTGAATCACGAGCCCTCATTTGCTCCCCAGCCGATTGCAAATGCCGGAATCATGTATTTGATTCGTTTTTTGCCCGAAGGACCGCAGACAGCGGAGGAACAAACCCACTATCCCAAAGGCCTCCCTGGACTTTTGGGACAAGTAGCATTTCAGGCGGATGTCTGGGATAGTGCCATCGACCATCTTGCGAAGGACGGCCTCATTGACCGGAACAGAGTTGGAATCATAGGCTTCAGCCGTTCCGGCTGGTATACCGAATTTGCGCTTACACACGGCAAAACAAACTATGCTGCAGCGACCGTCGCAGATAATACACAATACAGCTTGGGCGAGTATTGGATGATCCACACGGATGGGGTTCTACGCGCTTGGGATGCGATGTACGGAGGGCCGCCCTATGGCGCGACACTGAGATCGTGGCTGGACTATTCCATCTCGTTCAACCTTCCAAGGGTTCAGACTCCATTGTTGATGGAGGTAATGGGTAACGGCGTGGCGTATGACAACGATGGGGCACCTCCAAGCAATCTCGCTCTAAAGTGGGAGGTGTTTGTCGGACTCAGTCGCCTAGGAAAACCTGTCGAGATGTACTACTATCCTCTGGAGTCGCACCAGCCCGGTCATCCCTTGGCCCGCCTGGCATCGCTAGAACGCAATCTGGATTGGTATCTGTTCTGGCTAAGAGACCAAGAGCGACCTACAGCGATGGACCCTCAGCAATACCAGCGATGGCGTGAATTGCGGAGCGCAGTTAATGCAGAACGCCGGCTGGATTCGCCACACTAG